The Planktothrix sp. FACHB-1365 genome contains a region encoding:
- a CDS encoding IS630 family transposase, which yields MPAKNHLNEKQVEKLQKRLKEEENGQIRERILILLLLNDGKKQSEIAKFLGCSLNKVCYWCVHGDPDKLESLKDERMKGNYRKATDKYIEILLETVEKEPEELGYEFGRWTGERLATYLEQITGIKLSSSQVRKILKEKKYVYLWAKYSLEEKRDPEKRKLFKDKIEEYLKIAKESPEQLQVWFWDESGFNLRVIKRKNWCKKGKRKQIRGDRRKGRVNVMGGLRYSDKKRFVEFLDKGNADNFYQVLKSFYQELIYEWVLAGNQAEEFVEKGAKILIILDNASFHKKEEYLEKIKAEMPNIYLEFLPAYSPDYNLIELVWHSAKEYIAHRLFKSVDELECLLHQLLNEGQLSIKWGRKLKNKGNAIITV from the coding sequence ATGCCTGCTAAAAATCATTTAAATGAAAAGCAAGTAGAGAAACTTCAGAAAAGATTGAAAGAGGAAGAAAATGGACAAATTAGAGAAAGAATTTTGATTTTATTATTGCTAAATGATGGTAAAAAGCAAAGTGAAATCGCCAAATTTTTGGGCTGTTCATTAAACAAAGTCTGTTATTGGTGTGTACATGGAGACCCGGACAAATTAGAAAGCCTAAAAGATGAAAGAATGAAAGGAAATTATAGAAAAGCCACAGACAAATATATAGAGATATTATTAGAAACAGTAGAAAAAGAACCGGAAGAATTAGGATATGAATTTGGGAGATGGACAGGAGAAAGATTGGCAACTTATTTAGAACAAATTACAGGAATCAAATTAAGTAGTTCACAAGTGAGGAAGATATTAAAGGAAAAAAAGTATGTTTACTTGTGGGCAAAGTATAGCTTAGAAGAGAAAAGAGATCCAGAAAAAAGGAAATTATTTAAAGATAAAATAGAAGAATATTTAAAAATAGCTAAAGAAAGTCCAGAACAATTACAGGTATGGTTTTGGGATGAAAGTGGATTTAATTTAAGAGTGATAAAAAGAAAGAACTGGTGTAAAAAAGGAAAGAGAAAACAGATTAGAGGAGACAGGAGAAAAGGAAGAGTTAATGTGATGGGAGGATTGAGGTACTCGGATAAAAAAAGATTTGTAGAATTTCTGGATAAAGGGAATGCAGATAATTTTTATCAAGTGTTAAAAAGTTTTTATCAAGAGCTAATTTATGAATGGGTATTAGCAGGAAATCAAGCAGAAGAATTTGTAGAAAAAGGAGCCAAGATCCTGATTATTCTTGACAATGCAAGTTTTCATAAAAAAGAAGAGTACCTAGAAAAAATTAAAGCAGAAATGCCGAATATCTATTTAGAATTTCTTCCAGCATATAGTCCAGATTATAATTTAATTGAATTAGTCTGGCATTCAGCTAAAGAATATATTGCTCATCGACTCTTTAAATCAGTTGATGAGCTAGAGTGTTTATTACATCAGCTTTTAAATGAAGGACAGTTATCTATTAAATGGGGACGTAAACTTAAAAACAAAGGTAATGCTATAATCACAGTTTAA
- a CDS encoding adenylate/guanylate cyclase domain-containing protein: MTNLRSTVVLKTDICEFTSQVENLGESSLKELLEQHKQLISSIAFKQGGSLIKGEGDSFWLIFPSVTTAALAGVEMQQELRISQPGKTDEQRLKIRIAITLGDVLHLDRDIFGDAVNLAARIETLTPPDEIYLSQAAWLALNKAEIQSAFVGEFSLKGISQPEKVYRIQQRHQTRHIQNQILVKTDLRGFTQYQESHSTREVETLLTYLDQSQKAICRDFGGTIRLILGDSYYLTFPQSDLALAALQQLCYQWKEFIQGHQIECGLAIGMTRGDLMIFQSCIYGRDKLLCI, translated from the coding sequence ATGACCAATTTACGTTCTACCGTTGTTCTCAAAACTGATATTTGTGAGTTTACCAGCCAAGTTGAAAATTTAGGGGAGTCTAGTTTAAAAGAATTATTAGAACAGCATAAACAGCTAATTTCTAGTATTGCCTTTAAACAAGGGGGGTCTTTAATTAAAGGTGAAGGCGATTCATTTTGGTTAATTTTTCCCAGTGTGACGACGGCGGCACTAGCCGGTGTAGAAATGCAACAAGAATTACGAATCAGCCAACCCGGAAAAACGGATGAGCAAAGACTCAAAATTCGGATTGCTATTACCTTGGGAGATGTTTTGCACTTGGATAGAGACATCTTTGGAGACGCGGTTAACTTAGCGGCTCGGATTGAAACCCTAACACCACCAGATGAAATCTACCTCTCTCAAGCTGCCTGGTTAGCTCTGAATAAAGCCGAAATTCAGTCGGCTTTTGTGGGAGAGTTTTCTTTAAAAGGAATCAGCCAACCTGAAAAAGTGTACCGAATTCAACAACGACACCAAACTCGGCACATTCAAAACCAAATCCTGGTTAAAACGGATCTTAGAGGTTTTACTCAGTATCAAGAATCTCATTCTACGAGAGAAGTTGAAACCCTATTAACTTATTTGGATCAAAGCCAAAAAGCAATTTGCCGAGATTTTGGAGGAACAATTCGTTTAATTTTGGGAGACTCCTATTATTTAACCTTTCCTCAGTCAGATTTAGCGTTAGCAGCCCTTCAACAATTATGCTATCAATGGAAAGAATTTATTCAAGGGCATCAGATTGAATGTGGATTAGCAATTGGGATGACTCGCGGAGATTTGATGATTTTTCAATCTTGTATCTACGGTCGAGATAAGCTGTTGTGTATTTAA